In Melospiza melodia melodia isolate bMelMel2 chromosome 30, bMelMel2.pri, whole genome shotgun sequence, a single window of DNA contains:
- the VPS25 gene encoding vacuolar protein-sorting-associated protein 25, which translates to MSFVWPWQYSFPPFFTLQPNGETRQKQLAAWCALALAYSQEHRLPAMTVREAQDIPLFANHRLQRKLPLESIQVVLEELRKNGNLEWLDKNKTSFLIMWKRPEEWGKLIYQWVSKNGLTNSVFTLYELVSGDDTENEEFHGLDEATLLRALQALQQEHKAEIITLDDGRGVKFF; encoded by the exons ATGAGCTTCGTGTGGCCGTGGCAGTACAGCTTCCCGCCCTTCTTCAC GCTGCAGCCGAACGGCGAGACGCGGCAGAAGCAGCTGGCGGCGTGGTGCGCGCTGGCGCTGGCCTACAGCCAGGAGCACCGGCTGCCCGCCATGACGGTGCGGGAGGCGCAGGACATCCCGCTCTTCGCCAACCACCGGCTCCAGC GCAAGCTGCCGCTGGAATCCATCCAGgtggtgctggaggagctgcgCAAGAACG GGAACCTGGAATGGTTGGATAAGAACAAAACCAGCTTCCTGATCATGTGGAAGAGACCAGAAGAATGGGGAAAGCTCATCTATCAGTGG GTGTCCAAGAATGGCCTGACCAACTCTGTGTTCACGCTGTACGAGCTGGTCAGTGGAGATGACACAGAGAATGAAG AGTTCCATGGCCTGGATGAGGCCACGCTGCTCCgtgccctgcaggccctgcagcaggagcacaagGCTGAGATTATCACTCTGGATGATGGCCGAGGAGTCAAGTTCTTCTGA
- the RAMP2 gene encoding receptor activity-modifying protein 2 encodes MAPRTHISSGRLSRGLLLLSVLLGPGLCHMENVTASSSQDTGTNAPTATSNGTAQSMEQNYTVITQHCWDYFVHLMKKVLPSQLCEWKIISRPYSELQDCLEGWAERLNYSYPNALAEQYIFQSHHIYFHNCTLEHPVYFDPPEDVLLAMIIAPICLIPFLVTLVIWRSKDGKAQA; translated from the exons ATGGCACCGCGCACGCACATCAGCTCCGGCCGCCTCTCCCGggggctcctgctgctctccG TGCTCCTCGGGCCTGGCCTTTGTCACATGGAAAACGTGACAGCGAGCTCCAGCCAGGACACTGGGACAAACGCACCCACGGCCACGTCCAACGGGACAGCCCAGTCCATGG AGCAGAATTACACCGTCatcacacagcactgctgggattACTTCGTCCACCTGATGAAGAAAGTGCTGCCATCGCAGTTGTGCGAGTGGAAAATCATCAGCAG GCCCTACAGCGAGCTGCAGGACTGCCTGGAGGGGTGGGCAGAGCGCCTCAACTACAGCTACCCCAACGCCCTGGCCGAGCAGTACATCTTCCAGAGCCACCACATCTACTTCCACAACTGCACCCTGGAGCACCCGGTGTACTTCGACCCGCCCGAGGATGTGCTGCTGGCCATGATCATCGCGCCCATCTGCCTCATCCCCTTCCTTGTCACCCTGGTCATCTGGCGCAGCAAGGACGGCAAGGCTCAGGCTTAG